From a single Candidatus Bathyarchaeota archaeon genomic region:
- a CDS encoding acetyl-CoA decarbonylase/synthase complex subunit gamma, whose product MPAKELSPIDVYKLLPGTNCRECGETNCMAFAARLVNREVPLEKCPPLMDPRNKPLYDKLWDLLRPPIRAVEVGVGEGKVTLGGEYVVYRHELTYFHPTTIAIDLNDEMTEEEMEARIKAVKEFEYEYIGMKLKLDMLAIRSTSNDPSRFEAAVRKTWEASKMPLILCSLDPTVMEQGLAAVPDKRPLIYAATKDNWREMAELAIMYGCPLVASSPFDLKGLKSLTKTLLEYGVKDIVLDPGTLGSEGLGETLNNFTALRIAAIDRGDDLLGFPLLGTPITVWSEEAEDPIINEWNEAMLASALIVRFADALIMHSISGWVLLPLVILRQNIYTDPRKPVSVEPGIRSFGSPNELSPVLLTSNFALTYYTVASDIESAKVDCHLVVVDTEGLSVESAIAGRKMTAETVAEALKNFRVGDLVKHRKLILPGRAARISGEVEELSGWRALVGPLDSSGIPKFLSENWKPEMD is encoded by the coding sequence GAGAGTGTGGAGAGACCAACTGTATGGCCTTCGCTGCGAGGCTGGTGAACAGGGAGGTTCCCCTTGAGAAGTGTCCTCCCCTTATGGATCCTAGGAATAAGCCATTATATGACAAGTTGTGGGATCTCCTAAGACCACCGATAAGGGCTGTGGAGGTGGGGGTAGGGGAGGGGAAGGTGACCCTGGGAGGGGAATACGTCGTCTACCGCCACGAGCTCACCTACTTCCACCCAACCACCATAGCCATAGATCTGAACGACGAGATGACCGAGGAGGAGATGGAGGCCAGGATAAAGGCTGTGAAGGAGTTCGAGTACGAGTACATAGGTATGAAGCTGAAGCTGGACATGCTAGCCATAAGATCAACATCCAACGATCCAAGTAGATTCGAGGCGGCTGTAAGGAAGACCTGGGAGGCGTCCAAGATGCCCCTGATCCTGTGCTCCCTAGACCCGACGGTTATGGAGCAGGGACTGGCAGCGGTCCCGGACAAGAGGCCCCTCATCTACGCGGCGACCAAGGACAACTGGAGGGAGATGGCCGAATTGGCCATCATGTACGGCTGCCCCCTCGTGGCCTCGTCCCCATTCGACCTCAAGGGATTGAAATCCCTAACGAAGACCCTTCTAGAGTATGGGGTAAAGGATATAGTCCTAGACCCTGGAACCCTCGGATCCGAGGGTCTCGGAGAGACCCTGAACAACTTCACGGCTCTTAGGATTGCAGCGATCGACAGGGGTGACGACCTACTCGGCTTCCCCCTCCTGGGAACCCCGATAACGGTCTGGAGTGAGGAGGCTGAGGATCCCATCATAAACGAGTGGAATGAGGCCATGCTCGCATCAGCCCTGATAGTCCGTTTCGCCGACGCCCTGATAATGCACAGCATCAGCGGTTGGGTTCTCCTCCCCTTGGTAATCCTAAGGCAGAACATTTACACAGACCCCAGGAAGCCTGTCTCGGTTGAGCCCGGGATCAGAAGTTTCGGCTCGCCCAATGAGCTATCACCCGTCCTCCTGACATCGAACTTCGCCCTGACATATTACACGGTTGCCTCAGACATAGAGTCAGCTAAGGTAGACTGCCACTTGGTAGTGGTGGACACGGAGGGCCTATCCGTCGAGAGCGCTATCGCCGGAAGAAAAATGACGGCGGAGACAGTTGCAGAAGCACTGAAGAACTTCAGGGTGGGGGACCTAGTAAAGCATAGGAAGCTCATCCTTCCCGGAAGGGCGGCCAGGATAAGCGGGGAGGTGGAGGAACTCTCTGGATGGAGGGCGCTGGTTGGTCCCCTAGACTCCTCAGGTATCCCAAAGTTCCTTAGTGAGAACTGGAAGCCGGAGATGGATTAA
- a CDS encoding AbrB/MazE/SpoVT family DNA-binding domain-containing protein: MSILELDSKGRLTLPKQIRESLQIGRKILIINAGDHLKIIPLPSNPLQILHGAFNVKKPFKELRKQAEQTAENEARREGADTECPC; this comes from the coding sequence TTGAGCATTCTGGAGCTGGATAGCAAGGGAAGGCTGACACTTCCAAAGCAGATTCGGGAGTCCCTCCAAATCGGGAGAAAAATTCTGATCATAAACGCTGGGGATCACCTCAAAATAATTCCGCTGCCATCAAATCCACTCCAAATCCTTCACGGCGCATTTAACGTCAAAAAACCATTCAAAGAGTTGAGAAAACAAGCAGAACAGACTGCTGAAAATGAAGCAAGGAGAGAGGGGGCTGACACCGAATGCCCCTGTTAG
- a CDS encoding type II toxin-antitoxin system VapC family toxin — protein MPLLENDVIFAYLNEYDPNHTIAERIFQKLQNGEISVEISSVSLIEMELIYRSEKMEDRLLKDLAAIAALPNVKYIALTPDVAVASVYLRQNFNLTFFDSHYAATALNLDREIISFDQAYNRVPGLTLIKPQTI, from the coding sequence ATGCCCCTGTTAGAAAACGACGTCATCTTCGCATACCTAAACGAGTACGACCCCAACCACACCATCGCTGAAAGGATCTTCCAAAAACTCCAAAACGGAGAGATCAGCGTAGAAATTTCAAGCGTTAGCCTAATCGAGATGGAGCTGATCTACAGAAGCGAAAAAATGGAGGATAGGCTTCTTAAAGACTTGGCAGCAATAGCCGCACTACCTAATGTAAAATATATTGCATTAACACCAGATGTAGCTGTTGCAAGCGTATACTTGAGGCAAAACTTCAACCTAACCTTCTTCGACTCACACTACGCCGCAACCGCACTAAACCTGGACAGAGAAATAATTTCATTTGACCAAGCATACAACAGAGTACCAGGACTAACACTTATAAAACCACAAACAATCTGA
- a CDS encoding coenzyme F420-0:L-glutamate ligase, with protein MRTAYWRPGTDYIMEIVRVVRGLAQEGDIVTVSEKAISTASGLLLDESKVKPGWLARFLSVFWMRRIWGGPLGRLTKLREKTITRLRGYPIREGAAHKHLAIRYVGLLQALRHYSEGGIDASNLPYSLVSLPLKRPSREAEKIRNALVSSTGLSLSVMIVDGDTTYSWRNLHLAPRRVEIPGLIHVGGFLTFLIGRTLGFKARATPLAISGEDLNPDLALELAEAAHRIRGHGAGRTVWDMSKRFGVGPSQVTWEMMDRANHSPIVILRKTCK; from the coding sequence GTGAGGACGGCTTACTGGAGGCCTGGAACAGACTACATCATGGAGATTGTTAGGGTGGTTAGGGGCCTGGCTCAAGAGGGGGATATAGTCACGGTCTCTGAGAAGGCGATCTCAACGGCCTCAGGCCTCCTCTTAGACGAGTCGAAGGTAAAACCAGGATGGCTCGCAAGGTTCCTATCTGTTTTCTGGATGAGGAGGATCTGGGGAGGACCCCTAGGAAGGCTCACGAAGCTCAGGGAGAAGACCATAACGAGGCTGAGAGGGTATCCAATCAGGGAGGGGGCGGCTCATAAGCACCTAGCGATTCGATACGTAGGCCTCTTACAGGCCCTCAGGCACTACTCCGAGGGGGGGATCGATGCTAGCAACCTCCCCTACAGCCTTGTGAGCCTCCCCCTCAAGAGGCCATCTAGAGAGGCCGAGAAGATAAGGAACGCTCTTGTTTCCTCAACGGGCTTGAGCCTCTCCGTGATGATAGTGGATGGAGATACGACCTACTCCTGGAGAAACCTCCACCTAGCCCCGAGGAGAGTGGAGATACCAGGCCTCATCCATGTGGGAGGCTTCCTCACCTTCTTAATAGGGAGGACGCTAGGGTTCAAGGCCAGAGCCACACCCCTCGCCATCTCCGGTGAAGACCTGAACCCCGACCTAGCATTGGAACTAGCCGAGGCGGCTCACAGGATCAGAGGACATGGGGCTGGGAGAACCGTTTGGGATATGTCCAAGAGGTTCGGCGTCGGCCCATCCCAAGTGACATGGGAGATGATGGATAGGGCCAACCATTCACCAATAGTCATCCTAAGAAAAACTTGTAAATAA
- a CDS encoding AAA family ATPase — translation MKLSVAGKGGVGKTFIAATLSRLFARDGYNVLAVDADSNINLASSLGIPREVAERMVPLSENSRLIEERTGISPGSSYGAIFRMTPTVNDIVDKFGVAGPDGVKLLVMGTVKAADKGCMCPAHALLRVLMQHLLIQRRDIVIMDMEAGLEHLGRGTARRMDSMLVVVEPGMKSIETLRRIKRLASELEIREVLAVGNKIGGEDERRFIEDRMRELNIPVAAYIPYDQKIVDADIKGKSPLDIDERSPAILSILKLKEFLKERYKL, via the coding sequence CTGAAGCTCTCAGTCGCCGGTAAGGGTGGAGTTGGGAAGACCTTCATAGCTGCAACTCTCTCGAGGCTCTTCGCCAGGGATGGGTATAATGTCCTGGCTGTTGATGCAGACTCGAACATCAACCTCGCCTCAAGCCTAGGGATACCGCGGGAGGTGGCGGAGAGGATGGTGCCCCTATCTGAGAACTCCAGATTGATAGAGGAGAGGACAGGGATCTCACCAGGGTCTTCTTATGGGGCGATCTTCAGGATGACCCCGACGGTTAACGACATAGTCGACAAGTTCGGAGTTGCTGGCCCAGACGGGGTAAAACTTCTGGTCATGGGAACGGTGAAGGCCGCCGATAAGGGGTGCATGTGCCCAGCCCATGCCCTATTGAGGGTCCTGATGCAGCACCTCCTAATCCAGAGGAGGGATATTGTTATAATGGATATGGAGGCTGGGCTCGAGCATCTGGGAAGGGGGACGGCTCGGAGGATGGACTCAATGCTCGTCGTAGTCGAGCCGGGGATGAAGTCGATCGAGACTCTTCGAAGGATAAAGAGGCTTGCCTCCGAGTTGGAGATAAGGGAGGTTTTGGCAGTGGGGAACAAGATCGGGGGCGAAGATGAGAGGAGGTTTATCGAGGATAGGATGAGGGAGTTAAATATACCAGTAGCCGCCTACATCCCATACGACCAGAAGATAGTTGATGCAGATATTAAGGGCAAATCGCCGTTGGATATCGATGAAAGATCCCCAGCCATATTATCAATCCTAAAACTTAAGGAATTTCTAAAGGAGCGCTACAAACTATGA